A window of the Brachybacterium sacelli genome harbors these coding sequences:
- a CDS encoding pilus assembly protein TadG-related protein has product MSVRGPARPRHHRALHTLRARLRESRGSITILTTGVLVVILMVIGVGTAITGVHLERTALQHAADSAALAASQAVDPARIYVDDGGAAIHPGSARRSAEDHLRSYPLESPRTEGLRVADVTVDAEGTVSVVLTARTHPPLAGWFTRRTSTSIPLTVEGEARAR; this is encoded by the coding sequence ATGAGCGTGCGCGGACCGGCACGCCCGCGGCATCACCGTGCCCTCCACACCCTGCGTGCCCGTCTGCGCGAGTCTCGCGGATCGATCACCATCCTCACCACCGGCGTGCTGGTGGTGATCCTCATGGTGATCGGCGTCGGCACCGCCATCACCGGGGTCCACCTCGAACGCACCGCGCTGCAGCACGCCGCCGACAGCGCCGCGCTGGCCGCCTCGCAGGCCGTCGACCCCGCCCGCATCTACGTCGACGACGGCGGCGCCGCGATCCACCCCGGCTCCGCCCGCCGCTCCGCCGAGGACCATCTGCGCAGCTACCCGCTGGAGAGCCCCCGCACCGAGGGCCTCCGCGTCGCCGACGTCACCGTGGACGCCGAGGGCACCGTCAGCGTGGTCCTGACCGCGCGGACCCACCCACCCCTGGCAGGATGGTTCACACGGAGGACGAGCACGTCCATTCCCCTGACCGTCGAAGGAGAGGCCAGAGCCCGATGA
- a CDS encoding glycerate kinase: MTVTLTALLAPDKFKGTLSAAEVARALRTGISRTAPQVQVLSCPIADGGDGTVDAALAAGSQPRTSTVTGPTGRPRTVQWALAGEVAVVELAEVVGLRALPGGDLAPRTASTRGLGELILAATRAGARTVVVGLGGSASTDAGAGLLQGLGARLLTADGTDIGPGIDGLTTLAAVDLAPARAALAGVDLVAANDVTNPLLGDDGAAAVYGPQKGLAAAEIEQADTALAAAAALLDPTGSHRDLPGAGAAGGTGFGLFLLGAAQRSGADAVFELIGIEVQLERADVVITGEGKLDEQTLQGKGPAEIARRARERGLTVAAVAGAITLDQETLRGAGIDRSWDLVSRAGSAEEAIALSATWLLEVGEDLGRWLAAGVGPHGGPGSAAGDPGVAEEDPATA; encoded by the coding sequence ATGACCGTGACCCTCACCGCGCTGCTCGCACCCGACAAGTTCAAGGGCACGCTCAGCGCCGCCGAGGTCGCCCGGGCGCTGCGGACCGGCATCTCGCGGACCGCCCCACAGGTCCAGGTGCTCTCGTGCCCCATCGCCGACGGCGGGGACGGCACGGTCGACGCCGCGCTCGCCGCCGGCTCGCAGCCCCGCACCAGCACCGTCACCGGTCCCACCGGTCGGCCCCGCACGGTGCAGTGGGCGCTGGCGGGGGAGGTGGCGGTCGTGGAACTCGCCGAGGTCGTCGGCCTGAGGGCCCTGCCCGGAGGCGACCTCGCGCCCCGCACCGCCTCCACCCGCGGGCTCGGCGAGCTGATCCTCGCCGCGACCCGGGCAGGGGCTCGCACCGTCGTCGTCGGGCTCGGCGGCAGCGCCTCCACGGACGCCGGCGCCGGACTGCTCCAAGGGCTCGGGGCCCGCCTGCTCACCGCCGACGGCACCGACATCGGCCCCGGCATCGATGGGCTCACCACCCTCGCCGCCGTCGACCTCGCTCCCGCCCGGGCCGCTCTCGCGGGCGTGGACCTGGTGGCCGCGAACGACGTCACCAACCCTCTGCTCGGCGACGACGGAGCAGCCGCCGTGTACGGGCCCCAGAAGGGCCTGGCCGCCGCGGAGATCGAGCAGGCCGACACCGCGCTCGCCGCGGCCGCCGCCCTGCTGGACCCCACCGGGAGCCATCGCGACCTCCCGGGGGCCGGCGCGGCCGGCGGCACCGGATTCGGCCTGTTCCTGCTCGGCGCCGCGCAGCGCTCCGGCGCCGATGCCGTGTTCGAGCTGATCGGCATCGAGGTCCAGCTCGAGCGGGCCGACGTGGTGATCACGGGGGAGGGAAAGCTCGACGAGCAGACCCTGCAGGGCAAGGGCCCGGCCGAGATCGCCCGCCGCGCCCGCGAGCGCGGGCTGACGGTGGCCGCCGTGGCCGGTGCCATCACGCTCGATCAAGAGACGCTGCGGGGAGCGGGCATCGACCGCAGCTGGGACCTCGTCTCCCGCGCCGGCTCCGCCGAGGAGGCGATCGCGCTCTCCGCGACGTGGCTGCTCGAGGTGGGCGAGGACCTCGGCCGCTGGCTCGCGGCCGGCGTCGGCCCGCACGGCGGCCCCGGGTCCGCCGCGGGAGATCCCGGGGTCGCCGAGGAGGATCCCGCCACCGCCTGA
- the ftsE gene encoding cell division ATP-binding protein FtsE, with amino-acid sequence MIRFDNVTKTYMRGQHPAVENLDIEFTRGEFVFLVGASGSGKSTMMRMVLKETGPTRGTVYVAGKDLSRIPSWKVPALRRDIGMVFQDFRLLPSKTAYQNIEFALAVIGTPRKVVRRLVPEMLEMVGLEDKGKRLPHELSGGEQQRVAIARAYVNRPSILLADEPTGNLDPSTAEGILDLLGEINERGTTVVMATHDHSAVDRMRRRVVEMVGGQVVRDQEGGRYESETPVSVISGNLPDDSAHREEHPLDAAEYREPAERTERTEPEDDSAADVLEEELIDERDARLERDEAAFDEEDEDEEDRR; translated from the coding sequence GTGATCCGTTTCGACAACGTCACCAAGACGTACATGCGAGGCCAGCACCCCGCGGTGGAGAATCTCGACATCGAGTTCACCCGCGGGGAATTCGTGTTCCTCGTCGGCGCCTCGGGCTCGGGGAAGTCGACCATGATGCGCATGGTGCTCAAGGAGACCGGCCCCACCCGCGGCACCGTGTACGTGGCAGGCAAGGACCTCTCGCGCATCCCGTCGTGGAAGGTGCCTGCGCTGCGCCGCGACATCGGCATGGTGTTCCAGGACTTCCGCCTGCTGCCCTCGAAGACCGCGTACCAGAACATCGAGTTCGCCCTGGCCGTGATCGGCACCCCCCGCAAGGTGGTGCGCCGACTCGTGCCCGAGATGCTCGAGATGGTGGGCCTGGAGGACAAGGGCAAGCGACTCCCGCACGAGCTCTCCGGTGGTGAGCAGCAGCGCGTGGCCATCGCCCGCGCCTACGTCAACCGCCCCTCGATCCTGCTGGCCGACGAACCCACCGGCAACCTCGACCCCTCCACCGCCGAGGGGATCCTCGACCTGCTGGGGGAGATCAACGAGCGCGGCACCACCGTCGTGATGGCCACCCACGACCATTCCGCGGTGGACCGCATGCGCCGCCGGGTCGTCGAGATGGTCGGCGGCCAGGTGGTCCGTGACCAGGAGGGTGGCCGCTACGAGTCCGAGACCCCCGTCAGCGTGATCTCCGGGAACCTGCCCGACGACTCCGCCCACCGCGAGGAGCACCCGCTCGACGCCGCCGAGTACCGCGAGCCCGCCGAGCGCACCGAGCGCACCGAGCCGGAGGACGACTCCGCCGCCGACGTCCTCGAGGAGGAGCTGATCGACGAGCGCGACGCCCGGCTCGAGCGGGATGAGGCCGCCTTCGACGAAGAGGACGAGGACGAGGAGGACCGGCGATGA
- the ftsX gene encoding permease-like cell division protein FtsX — protein sequence MRARYILGEILTGLWRNIAMVISVVIVTAVSLTFVGTGLLMQKQIMDMKDTLVEQSQVTIYLCSPHSTSASCAGGAATDAQIESVEQALEGDVLSPYIASYEQRSQEEALGIYQEQFAGEGFVSNFTAEDMPVSFHITLKNADDSAAVVEFFQGRDGVDEVTDLLSAFAPFIDVLNQSTLFALGLAVLMLIAALLLVATTIRMSVANRRREIAIMRLVGASNLFIRLPFLLEGAVAAIIGGIISSGMLWVGLHYIVQGWLAPTLGEQLITVGVADLVWAAPVLIALGAVLSIASSVVSLNRYLKV from the coding sequence ATGAGGGCGCGCTACATCCTCGGCGAGATCCTCACCGGCCTGTGGCGCAACATCGCCATGGTCATCTCCGTGGTCATCGTCACCGCGGTCTCGCTGACCTTCGTGGGCACCGGGCTGCTGATGCAGAAGCAGATCATGGACATGAAGGACACCCTGGTCGAGCAGTCCCAGGTGACGATCTACCTGTGCTCCCCGCACTCCACCTCCGCCTCCTGCGCGGGCGGGGCGGCCACCGACGCCCAGATCGAGTCCGTGGAGCAGGCACTCGAGGGCGACGTGCTCTCGCCCTACATCGCCTCCTACGAGCAGCGCTCCCAGGAGGAGGCGCTCGGGATCTACCAGGAGCAGTTCGCGGGGGAGGGGTTCGTCTCGAACTTCACCGCCGAGGACATGCCCGTCTCCTTCCACATCACGCTGAAGAACGCCGACGACTCCGCGGCGGTGGTCGAGTTCTTCCAGGGACGGGACGGCGTCGATGAGGTCACCGACCTGCTCAGCGCCTTCGCCCCGTTCATCGACGTCCTGAACCAGTCCACCCTGTTCGCCCTCGGACTGGCCGTGCTGATGCTGATCGCGGCGCTGCTGCTCGTCGCCACCACGATCCGCATGTCGGTCGCGAACCGGCGCCGTGAGATAGCGATCATGCGCCTGGTCGGCGCCTCGAACCTCTTCATCCGGCTCCCGTTCCTGCTGGAGGGGGCGGTCGCCGCGATCATCGGCGGGATCATCTCCTCCGGAATGCTGTGGGTGGGGTTGCACTACATCGTCCAGGGCTGGCTCGCCCCGACCCTCGGTGAGCAGCTCATCACCGTCGGCGTCGCCGACCTGGTCTGGGCCGCCCCGGTGCTCATCGCCCTGGGCGCGGTGCTGTCGATCGCCTCCTCCGTGGTCTCCCTCAACCGTTATCTGAAGGTGTGA
- the prfB gene encoding peptide chain release factor 2, which translates to MASIDFSAEIPRLRSTLSSIEQVTDIEALDAKIADLEKQASAQDLWDDVENAQKVSAALSHAQSERRRISELERRIEDLEVMVELAAEEDDPDTLAEAERELVSIHKTLDELEVRTLLAGEYDERSAVVTIRAGAGGIDAADFAEMLMRMYLRWAERHGYATKVMDTSYAEEAGLKSVTFEVSTPFAYGTLSVEGGTHRLVRISPFDNQGRRQTSFAAVEVIPLIESTDSIEIPENDLKVDVFRSSGPGGQSVNTTDSAVRMTHLPTGTVVSMQDEKSQIQNRAAALRVMQSRLLLLKKAEEAAERKELAGDVKASWGDQMRSYVLNPYQMVKDLRTEYQEGNPSSVFDGEIDAFIDAGIRWRAAESKSES; encoded by the coding sequence GTGGCTTCCATCGACTTCTCCGCAGAGATCCCCCGTCTTCGTTCGACCCTGTCGTCGATCGAGCAGGTGACGGACATCGAGGCGCTCGACGCCAAGATCGCCGACCTCGAGAAGCAGGCCTCGGCCCAGGACCTCTGGGACGACGTCGAGAACGCCCAGAAGGTCTCCGCCGCCCTCTCGCACGCGCAGTCCGAGCGTCGACGCATCAGCGAGCTCGAGCGGCGCATCGAGGACCTCGAGGTGATGGTCGAGCTCGCCGCCGAGGAGGACGACCCCGACACCCTCGCCGAGGCCGAGCGCGAACTGGTCTCGATCCACAAGACCCTCGACGAGCTCGAGGTGAGGACCCTGCTGGCGGGCGAGTACGACGAGCGCAGTGCCGTGGTCACCATCCGCGCCGGAGCCGGCGGCATCGATGCCGCGGACTTCGCCGAGATGCTGATGCGCATGTACCTGCGCTGGGCCGAGCGGCACGGCTACGCGACGAAGGTCATGGACACCTCCTACGCCGAGGAGGCCGGGCTGAAGTCGGTGACCTTCGAGGTCTCCACCCCCTTCGCCTACGGGACGCTGTCCGTCGAGGGCGGCACCCACCGTCTGGTGCGCATCAGCCCCTTCGACAACCAGGGCCGGCGCCAGACTTCCTTCGCCGCCGTCGAGGTGATCCCGCTGATCGAGTCCACCGACTCCATCGAGATCCCCGAGAACGACCTCAAGGTCGATGTCTTCCGCTCCTCCGGCCCCGGCGGCCAGTCCGTGAACACCACGGACTCGGCGGTGCGCATGACCCACCTCCCCACCGGCACCGTCGTCTCCATGCAGGATGAGAAGTCCCAGATCCAGAACCGCGCCGCGGCGCTGCGCGTCATGCAGTCGCGGCTGCTGCTGTTGAAGAAGGCCGAGGAGGCCGCCGAGCGCAAGGAGCTGGCCGGCGACGTCAAGGCCAGCTGGGGAGACCAGATGCGCTCCTACGTCCTGAACCCGTACCAGATGGTCAAGGACCTGCGCACCGAGTACCAGGAGGGCAACCCCTCCTCGGTCTTCGACGGCGAGATCGACGCCTTCATCGACGCCGGGATCCGCTGGCGCGCCGCGGAGAGCAAGTCCGAGAGCTGA
- a CDS encoding murein hydrolase activator EnvC family protein has protein sequence MSQNVLVLRRPLTFLATAMLVLTPALAGPTSPASAEGNKDDKVAEKAAVDQKLEDVRISLGGVNDDLADTYMALAETELLIPQAQQDLEDAQAELAAAQAENDRIGDRLTAAEAEEDDLTGEVETGQVEVDRSDEELAEVALDAYKGGGMPNPSSVYVGGQGPQETVDRSMNYRLTMASQGSRLDSLRADQAVTENSADRLTAVREEIDDLKVEAEEAVARTTAAEDAATEAKSELDSLYATQQSQREDLEAKKTQYEDDQSSLENRSSTLDEEIAELARQEREREERARQQQAEADDGGSGGSANTGGGWTYPVDSRMNSNYGWRYHPIYNTRKLHAGVDFPVGCGTPVGATHSGRVIAHAYNSGAGKKMILSHGIHDGKLVTSSYHHLQSYGPPVGTQVSAGDTVGQVGTSGSSTGCHLHFEIQEDGNSVNPTNYL, from the coding sequence ATGTCCCAGAACGTCCTCGTCCTGCGCCGTCCGCTGACCTTCCTCGCCACCGCCATGCTCGTGCTCACGCCCGCCCTGGCGGGCCCGACGTCCCCGGCCTCCGCGGAAGGGAACAAGGACGACAAGGTCGCCGAGAAGGCGGCGGTCGACCAGAAGCTCGAGGACGTCCGTATCTCGTTGGGCGGGGTCAACGACGATCTCGCGGACACCTACATGGCGCTGGCCGAGACCGAGCTGCTGATCCCGCAGGCGCAGCAGGACCTCGAGGACGCCCAGGCCGAGCTGGCGGCCGCCCAGGCGGAGAACGACCGGATCGGGGACCGGCTCACGGCCGCGGAGGCCGAGGAGGACGACCTCACCGGTGAGGTCGAGACCGGTCAGGTGGAGGTCGACCGCAGTGACGAGGAGCTCGCCGAGGTCGCGTTGGACGCCTACAAGGGTGGAGGGATGCCGAACCCCTCCTCCGTCTACGTCGGCGGCCAGGGCCCGCAGGAGACCGTCGACCGGTCGATGAACTACCGCCTCACGATGGCCTCCCAGGGCAGCAGGCTGGACTCCTTGCGCGCTGACCAGGCGGTCACCGAGAACTCCGCGGACCGGCTCACGGCGGTGCGCGAGGAGATCGACGATCTCAAGGTGGAAGCGGAAGAGGCCGTCGCCCGCACCACCGCGGCCGAGGACGCCGCGACCGAGGCGAAGTCCGAGCTCGACTCCCTGTACGCCACCCAGCAGAGCCAGCGCGAGGACCTCGAGGCCAAGAAGACCCAGTACGAGGACGACCAGTCCTCCCTGGAGAACCGCAGCTCCACCCTCGATGAGGAGATCGCCGAGCTCGCCCGCCAGGAGCGCGAGCGCGAGGAGCGCGCCCGCCAGCAGCAGGCCGAGGCCGACGACGGTGGCAGCGGCGGATCGGCGAACACCGGCGGCGGCTGGACCTACCCGGTCGACTCCCGCATGAACTCGAACTACGGCTGGCGGTACCACCCGATCTACAACACCCGGAAGCTGCACGCAGGCGTCGATTTCCCGGTGGGCTGCGGGACTCCGGTGGGTGCCACCCATTCCGGCCGCGTCATCGCGCACGCCTACAACAGCGGTGCCGGCAAGAAGATGATCCTCAGCCACGGCATCCACGACGGGAAGCTGGTCACCAGCTCGTACCACCACCTCCAGAGCTATGGACCGCCGGTGGGCACGCAGGTCTCCGCCGGGGACACCGTCGGCCAGGTCGGCACCTCGGGCTCCTCGACGGGCTGCCACCTGCACTTCGAGATCCAGGAGGACGGCAACTCCGTCAACCCGACGAACTATCTGTGA